In Streptomyces hawaiiensis, one genomic interval encodes:
- a CDS encoding LacI family DNA-binding transcriptional regulator: MWTDNQRAEPSAERPGGARRRATIHDVARLAGVSRQTVSRAVNDKGEIDPGTKERVLEAARLLDYRPSRFARGLVQKGAVTAGLVIPDLRNPYFPEVAAGVLEAAEQRGWQVVVWDSRIDEAREREALDVLSHQADAVVGYFKDPDDVLTRHLGGVPLVLLERGPQQTRFAAVGIDAATGVEQGMNHLFRAGHRRIGMLDGVHGPGPRRQAFLEQVRRLGLPVDERWVVVCPEHSVAGGEAGMDRLLTARPEITAVFGFNDLIAVGAMRTARRRGRSIPDDLAVLGFDGLSLGELVEPALTTLHIDKRQLGRLAVEQVARLRAGEEPLRGAEAWVTPELVVRDSA; this comes from the coding sequence GTGTGGACGGACAATCAGCGTGCGGAGCCGAGTGCCGAGCGGCCCGGCGGTGCCCGGCGCCGGGCCACGATCCACGACGTCGCACGGCTGGCCGGGGTGTCACGCCAGACGGTCTCCCGGGCGGTCAACGACAAGGGTGAGATCGACCCCGGCACCAAGGAACGGGTCCTGGAGGCGGCGCGGCTCCTGGACTACCGGCCGAGCCGGTTCGCGCGCGGACTCGTCCAGAAGGGGGCCGTCACCGCGGGCCTGGTCATCCCCGACCTGCGGAACCCGTACTTCCCGGAGGTGGCCGCCGGGGTGCTGGAAGCCGCCGAGCAGCGCGGCTGGCAGGTCGTGGTGTGGGACTCCCGGATCGACGAGGCCAGGGAGCGTGAGGCGCTCGACGTGCTCTCCCACCAGGCGGACGCGGTCGTGGGCTACTTCAAGGACCCGGACGACGTGCTCACCCGGCACCTCGGAGGCGTACCGCTGGTGCTGCTGGAGCGCGGCCCGCAGCAGACCCGGTTCGCAGCCGTGGGCATCGACGCCGCCACCGGTGTCGAGCAGGGCATGAACCATCTGTTCCGCGCGGGGCACCGCAGGATCGGCATGCTGGACGGCGTGCACGGCCCCGGCCCTCGCCGGCAGGCCTTCCTGGAGCAGGTACGACGGCTGGGCCTGCCGGTCGACGAGCGGTGGGTCGTGGTGTGCCCCGAGCACAGCGTGGCGGGCGGCGAGGCCGGCATGGACCGGCTGCTGACCGCGCGGCCCGAGATCACCGCGGTCTTCGGCTTCAACGACCTGATCGCGGTCGGGGCGATGCGCACCGCCCGCCGCCGCGGCCGGAGCATTCCGGACGACCTGGCCGTGCTCGGCTTCGACGGCCTCTCCCTGGGCGAGCTGGTCGAACCCGCCCTGACCACCCTGCACATCGACAAGCGGCAGCTGGGACGGCTGGCCGTGGAGCAGGTGGCCCGGCTGCGCGCGGGTGAGGAGCCGTTGCGGGGCGCGGAGGCGTGGGTGACGCCCGAACTCGTGGTGCGCGATTCCGCCTGA
- a CDS encoding VOC family protein: MSDEPAVRELRLVVTAEDYDAALHFYRDVLGLTEQAAFASEDGRVTILDAGRATLELTDPNHAAFIDEVEVGRRVAGPIRVAFQVDDSVATTAKLAAAGAEVVAEPTRTPWNSLNSRLEGPGALQLTLFTELGD, translated from the coding sequence ATGTCCGACGAGCCAGCCGTTCGCGAACTCCGTCTGGTCGTGACCGCCGAGGACTACGACGCCGCGCTGCACTTCTACCGGGACGTGCTCGGGCTGACCGAGCAGGCCGCGTTCGCCTCGGAGGACGGGCGGGTCACGATCCTCGACGCCGGGCGGGCCACCCTGGAGCTGACCGACCCGAACCACGCCGCGTTCATCGACGAGGTCGAGGTGGGGCGGCGGGTGGCCGGGCCCATCCGGGTCGCCTTCCAGGTGGACGACTCCGTCGCCACGACGGCGAAGCTGGCCGCCGCGGGAGCCGAGGTCGTCGCCGAGCCGACACGCACCCCCTGGAACTCCCTGAACTCCCGGCTCGAAGGCCCGGGCGCCCTCCAGCTGACGCTGTTCACCGAGCTCGGCGACTGA